In Argiope bruennichi chromosome 4, qqArgBrue1.1, whole genome shotgun sequence, a single window of DNA contains:
- the LOC129966200 gene encoding uncharacterized protein LOC129966200 → MVLHPILVRCPKRRRNQEDFRLFRNSEYKRNYVWHQQYKPLAQEVVSVAPQAAIKEIGLQRRKQYPDLAHRSHEVFRHDVGQHLKDVDTRARSEERDAGLLSKSGPRSRSAEPGMNHQQQKSIMVQSFPPITSGRVSKLPKTEEFPNVSEEPCETSEYKAKFAWPRKNDDQVPCMARKSVSMNVIKSSEDAVDSLHKSKLAPVHRPCVVHRELTSSEKPPDGKKKIKTEYKAKYKPFTSYVYVDGEWKKTSRLMKVPEKVAIDHAEPWIVEVAERLQKANEYRCRGHGHTIYGDELADNYKQLCDPSVRPKREPVEIQLIKPKCHQTTSKKGETKKKEVHTDISGEKKHEKEPKKQTLRRPKSAEPAKAKETVKYKRPATTPPAKSSSHSLPFKKRMPKLDEVEKIPKAKIGKKQKDDATKPTSASKKTQQSPSLSSGGKVWLQAGQPTSTTTEKDDFPVKEHSDAVRPSSLSPIPSASLSKQEPQNVSDNAETTKVNEQEPLDEVKPVVPQSSVVPLTHVRTPEEVTGVKSPDPENWTVPIESSERLEWSGVNTSEAPLKIKTPEEVSEKLSKMNISDEPVPNVAEPQEGSSTSSSGKLTSANVLDRARSRLDQFWGKNK, encoded by the exons CTATCAAAGAGATTGGATTACAAAGAAGAAAGCAGTACCCTGATCTTGCTCATCGGAGTCATGAAGTATTTCGTCATGATGTTGGACAACATTTAAAAGATGTTGATACCAGAGCTAGa AGTGAAGAGCGGGATGCTGGTTTACTTTCAAAATCAGGTCCACGTAGTCGTTCTGCTGAACCTGGCATGAACCATCAGCAGCAGAAATCA ATCATGGTGCAGAGTTTTCCTCCTATTACATCTGGACGTGTGTCTAAGCTTCCCAAAACAGAAGAATTTCCAAATGTTTCTGAAGAGCCATGTGAGACTAGtgaatataaagcaaaatttgcTTGGCCTCGAAAAAATGATGATCAGGTGCCATGTATGGCTAGAAAATCTGTTTCTATGAATGTAATTAAAAGTTCTGAAGATGCAG tgGATTCTTTGCACAAATCAAAATTAGCTCCTGTTCATAGACCATGTGTGGTGCATAGAGAATTAACTAGTTCAGAAAAGCCTCCTGATGGTAAAAA GAAGATCAAAACagaatataaagcaaaatataaaccTTTTACTTCTTATGTATATGTGGATGGAGAATGGAAGAAGACATCTAGACTTATGAAG gTACCTGAAAAAGTAGCTATAGATCATGCTGAACCTTGGATTGTTGAAGTTGCTGAAAGATTACAGAAGGCTAATGAGTATCGCTGTAGAGGCCATGGTCATACTATATATGGTGACGAATTAGCTGATAATTACAAGCAGCTCTGTGATCCTTCAGTTCGACCAAAGAGAGAACCTGTTGAAATTCAGCTTATTAAACCAAA gtGTCACCAAACCACTTCAAAAAAGGGCGAGACTAAGAAAAAAGAAGTTCATACTGATATTTCAGGAGAAAAGAAACATGAAAAGGAACCAAAAAAACAAACACTAA ggAGACCAAAATCTGCAGAACCAGCTAAGGCTAAAGAAACTGTGAAATACAAGCGTCCTGCAACAACGCCTCCAGCAAAGTCTAGTTCTCACTCActgccatttaaaaaaagaatgcctAAACTTGATGAagttgaaaaaattccaaaag ctaaaATTGGGAAGAAACAAAAGGATGATGCTACAAAACCAACATCTGCTTCCAAGAAAACTCAACAATCCCCTTCCCTTAGCAGTGGGGGGAAGGTCTGGCTGCAGGCCGGTCAACCAACTTCAACAACTACAGAGAAAGATGATTTCCCTGTAAAAGAGCACTCGGATGCTGTGAGGCCTTCCTCTTTGTCACCAATTCCATCAGCTTCTTTATCCAAGCAAGAACCTCAAAATGTTTCCGATAATGCTGAAACCActaaag TAAATGAACAAGAACCATTAGATGAAGTTAAACCTGTTGTGCCACAATCCTCTGTTGTTCCTTTGACCCATGTCCGAACTCCTGAAGAGGTGACCGGTGTTAAGAGCCCTGATCCTGAAAACTGGACAGTTCCAATTGAAAGCAGTGAACGCCTAGAATGGAGTGGAGTTAATACATCTG aagcacctttaaaaataaaaactccagAAGAAGTAAGTGAGAAGttgtcaaaaatgaatatttctgatgAACCAG TGCCTAATGTAGCAGAACCACAAGAAGGTAGTAGCACTTCAAGCTCTGGTAAATTAACATCTGCTAATGTTTTAGACAGAGCCCGAAGCAGACTTGAtcaattttggggaaaaaataagTGA